From Cecembia calidifontis, one genomic window encodes:
- a CDS encoding SbcC/MukB-like Walker B domain-containing protein yields MIPLRLDIEGLYSYKEKQTIDFTQLTAAGLFGIFGAVGSGKSSILEAILLALYGSTERLSDRGEKNSMLNLQSEALLITFEFRSGKNNSQTYLARYSAKRNPKNFEDVKPAEHTFYKKSGEQLEPISEGAEQILGMKKEHFKQTVIIPQGKFREFIDLTPGPRAEMMKELFGLERFDLAAKTGTLLKITREEKIRLETQLQGLEEIHEELLKEKETLLKANQEEIFQQKNALELAEQLFKKQEILKEKHREWKNFQSEWESLEAKKPEIESKKNQWKDFLKAKTYLKPVWEQLKDQEADAEKNRISIIDCSRFRDRYAKEIQDHEKELQELKEKAEQKSAREAKIRDLQKVIEIKDLEISLSQWEQAMDKLQPALSSRRLALQQISSEIQNLEKTLEKQGPADSTLLADWKSAAKEWQQLESTIHKNREELTALMKKISSWEEKSQTLLQSLPQGHKSFETAISTSKNQLQELEEEKDNLGKKAGLAAHVHLLEEGKACPLCGSLSHPDPLEAEKESQTLSLLQEDIQNLKELLENLQTQSQQHREYSIHLSNFRDQKDKLSEALEQLENQLQLLRQQLTLQGIPSQEELALKITESETIIRKKEESLEKLKGLRTQWEKERGLLEEEESRLRAAENELVGVRSKILSKKEEIKDPEFCKAFYPKTREAIQQAIEKVEWDIRETAFKLEGKLKVLQETRDKETTNLANLKSYEKNLEANLHKIKELETHFENLKKEHVFKDQEALIALFDHSLDADKVDAEIRQFEDRRLLVKNKLQELGSTEGLTTFSEGDFVRSREALKESQARFAQIQKSQALLEQEVKTIQSRLKEKKDLQGLFAKVENRESNLKELEKLFKGSGFVKYVSSIYLKELCHTANVRFMKLTKNSLSLDIDDNNTFWVIDYLNGGKRRLLKTLSGGQTFQASLCLALALAEKVKSLNQADQSFFFLDEGFGALDKTSLRIVFETLKALRHENRIVGIISHVEELQQEIGVYAKVELDAERGSLVGYSF; encoded by the coding sequence ATGATCCCCCTCCGACTAGACATAGAAGGCCTATACTCTTACAAGGAAAAACAAACGATAGATTTTACCCAGTTGACTGCTGCGGGTCTATTCGGAATTTTTGGCGCCGTAGGCAGTGGTAAATCTTCTATTTTGGAAGCCATACTCCTAGCCCTCTATGGCAGTACTGAGCGACTTTCCGACCGTGGTGAGAAAAACAGCATGCTCAACTTGCAATCAGAGGCTTTGCTGATCACTTTTGAATTCCGATCCGGCAAAAACAATTCCCAAACCTACCTGGCCCGCTACTCGGCCAAAAGAAACCCCAAGAATTTTGAGGATGTAAAACCCGCCGAACATACGTTCTACAAAAAATCCGGTGAGCAACTGGAACCCATTTCTGAAGGTGCAGAGCAGATTTTAGGCATGAAAAAGGAACATTTCAAACAGACGGTAATCATACCACAGGGCAAGTTCCGGGAATTCATTGACCTTACCCCCGGCCCAAGGGCCGAGATGATGAAGGAACTGTTTGGTTTGGAACGCTTCGACTTAGCGGCCAAGACAGGAACACTATTGAAGATCACCAGAGAAGAAAAAATCCGCCTGGAAACCCAGTTGCAGGGCTTGGAAGAAATCCATGAGGAGTTATTGAAAGAAAAGGAAACCCTGTTGAAAGCCAACCAGGAGGAAATATTCCAGCAAAAAAACGCCCTTGAATTAGCAGAACAACTTTTCAAAAAACAGGAGATCCTGAAGGAAAAACACCGGGAATGGAAAAACTTCCAAAGCGAATGGGAAAGTTTGGAGGCCAAAAAACCGGAAATCGAATCCAAGAAAAACCAGTGGAAAGACTTCCTCAAAGCCAAAACTTACCTAAAACCAGTTTGGGAGCAATTGAAAGACCAAGAGGCCGATGCTGAAAAAAACAGGATTAGCATCATCGACTGTAGCCGATTCAGGGACAGGTATGCCAAAGAAATTCAGGATCATGAAAAAGAACTTCAGGAACTGAAGGAAAAAGCAGAGCAAAAATCAGCACGGGAAGCCAAAATCCGGGACCTTCAAAAGGTCATTGAGATCAAGGACCTGGAAATAAGCCTTTCCCAATGGGAACAGGCCATGGATAAGCTCCAACCCGCCTTAAGTTCCAGAAGATTGGCCCTACAGCAGATCAGTTCGGAGATACAAAACCTGGAAAAAACACTGGAAAAACAGGGCCCGGCAGATAGCACCTTGCTTGCCGATTGGAAAAGTGCAGCAAAAGAATGGCAGCAGTTGGAAAGTACTATCCACAAAAATCGAGAGGAGCTGACTGCATTGATGAAGAAAATAAGCAGTTGGGAAGAAAAAAGCCAGACCCTCCTTCAATCTCTGCCTCAAGGACATAAAAGCTTTGAAACTGCAATCTCCACTTCCAAAAACCAATTGCAGGAATTGGAAGAGGAAAAAGACAACTTGGGTAAAAAAGCAGGGCTTGCTGCCCATGTGCATCTCTTAGAAGAAGGCAAAGCCTGTCCTTTGTGCGGCTCTCTCTCCCACCCCGATCCACTGGAGGCAGAAAAAGAAAGTCAGACCCTGTCCCTGCTCCAGGAGGACATCCAAAATCTCAAGGAACTTTTGGAAAACCTCCAAACCCAATCCCAACAGCACAGAGAATACAGTATCCACCTCAGCAACTTCAGGGACCAAAAAGACAAACTGAGCGAAGCGTTGGAACAATTGGAAAACCAACTGCAGCTGTTGAGGCAACAATTGACCCTGCAAGGCATTCCTTCTCAAGAGGAGCTGGCGCTTAAAATTACGGAGTCCGAAACCATTATCCGAAAAAAGGAGGAAAGTCTGGAAAAACTTAAAGGTTTAAGAACCCAATGGGAAAAAGAAAGAGGCCTTTTAGAAGAAGAAGAAAGCAGGCTCCGAGCCGCAGAAAATGAATTGGTCGGGGTGCGAAGCAAAATCCTGTCCAAAAAAGAGGAAATCAAGGACCCTGAATTCTGCAAAGCCTTTTATCCAAAAACAAGGGAAGCCATTCAACAAGCCATAGAAAAAGTGGAATGGGACATCCGGGAAACTGCCTTTAAACTTGAAGGAAAACTAAAAGTGCTCCAGGAAACCCGTGACAAAGAAACTACCAACCTGGCCAACTTAAAAAGCTATGAAAAAAACCTGGAAGCTAACCTTCATAAAATCAAGGAGCTGGAGACCCACTTCGAAAACCTAAAAAAGGAGCATGTTTTTAAGGATCAAGAAGCATTGATCGCCCTATTCGACCATTCTTTAGATGCGGACAAAGTAGATGCTGAGATCCGTCAGTTTGAAGACAGGAGGCTTTTGGTAAAAAACAAACTTCAGGAACTGGGAAGTACAGAAGGTCTGACCACATTCAGTGAGGGGGATTTTGTCAGGAGCAGGGAAGCTTTAAAGGAAAGCCAGGCACGTTTTGCCCAAATCCAAAAATCACAGGCCCTTTTGGAACAGGAAGTCAAAACCATCCAATCCAGATTGAAGGAAAAAAAGGACTTACAGGGGTTATTTGCAAAGGTGGAAAACAGGGAGTCCAACCTCAAGGAACTGGAAAAACTCTTCAAGGGCAGTGGTTTTGTAAAGTACGTCAGCAGCATTTACCTGAAGGAGCTCTGCCATACCGCCAATGTGCGCTTTATGAAGCTGACCAAAAACAGCCTGAGTCTGGACATTGACGACAACAATACCTTCTGGGTGATTGACTACCTTAACGGGGGCAAGAGGCGTCTGCTCAAAACCCTTTCCGGAGGACAGACTTTCCAGGCCTCTTTATGTCTGGCATTGGCTTTGGCAGAAAAAGTCAAGTCGCTCAATCAGGCCGACCAATCCTTCTTCTTTTTAGATGAAGGCTTCGGTGCCCTGGACAAAACCTCATTGAGAATAGTTTTCGAAACCCTCAAAGCCCTGCGGCATGAGAACCGAATAGTTGGCATCATTTCCCATGTGGAAGAATTGCAGCAGGAAATCGGCGTCTATGCCAAGGTGGAACTGGATGCTGAGAGGGGAAGTTTGGTAGGGTATTCTTTTTAG
- a CDS encoding IS3 family transposase: MINHSLNELYRTVGVTKQAVQQAKKRQQAFDLEIAQLVILADELREDHPGCGVEKMYYTLKPEFMGRDQFCEIFMEMGYGIKKIKNYQKTTYAGLYSYPNLIEGMAINRPFQVIQTDITYFYLNGEFYYLVFIIDVYTRIIVGYSVNDNLRTEGNIKAMKMALSTLRYQPWGLIHHSDKGSQYSSKEYTSLLNKNNIHISMGNIAWENPYAERINGIIKNEYLKRWIIKDFSDLKRKVAKAVANYNSIRLHRGFKMKYTPMGFYKNILNLKAQERPTVIVYTEGRKNFLGASSPFEVCPREEPLAHDCPMEIFNEC; the protein is encoded by the coding sequence ATGATAAACCATTCGCTCAATGAACTTTATCGGACTGTTGGAGTAACCAAGCAGGCCGTTCAACAAGCCAAAAAAAGGCAGCAAGCATTCGATCTTGAAATTGCCCAACTGGTAATCCTGGCCGATGAGCTCAGGGAAGACCATCCAGGATGTGGGGTCGAAAAAATGTATTATACATTGAAACCCGAATTCATGGGAAGGGATCAATTCTGTGAAATTTTCATGGAAATGGGATATGGTATCAAAAAAATAAAAAACTACCAGAAAACCACTTACGCAGGCCTTTATTCTTATCCAAACCTTATCGAAGGTATGGCCATAAACAGACCTTTTCAGGTCATCCAAACCGATATCACTTACTTTTACCTCAATGGTGAATTCTATTATTTGGTCTTCATTATTGATGTTTATACCAGGATCATCGTGGGATATTCGGTCAACGACAACTTGCGCACAGAAGGTAATATCAAAGCTATGAAAATGGCCCTCAGTACTTTGAGATACCAGCCTTGGGGCCTGATCCACCACTCAGATAAAGGTTCCCAGTACAGTAGTAAAGAATACACCTCCTTGCTCAACAAAAACAATATCCATATCAGTATGGGAAATATCGCATGGGAAAACCCCTACGCAGAACGAATCAATGGAATCATAAAAAATGAATACCTCAAAAGGTGGATAATCAAAGATTTCAGCGACCTGAAAAGAAAAGTGGCGAAAGCTGTAGCCAACTACAACAGCATAAGACTACACAGGGGATTTAAAATGAAATACACCCCCATGGGATTTTATAAAAATATACTAAATTTAAAAGCCCAAGAAAGACCGACGGTGATTGTTTATACCGAAGGAAGAAAAAACTTCTTAGGGGCATCGAGCCCCTTCGAAGTTTGCCCAAGAGAAGAACCTCTGGCTCATGATTGCCCGATGGAAATATTTAATGAATGTTGA
- a CDS encoding transposase, with amino-acid sequence MLKTGKRINSQRRFSEEFKRKLVDDFEKGIMTVQQMERHYGIVNSVIYHWIYKYSTYNEKNIRIIEMKDSQTNRLKELEEKVKDLERTVGQKQIMIDYLEKMIDLAKETYSIDIKKNSKTPHSGGSNPTKV; translated from the coding sequence ATGTTAAAAACAGGAAAAAGGATTAATTCTCAGCGTAGATTTTCAGAGGAATTTAAACGTAAGTTGGTTGATGATTTTGAGAAAGGAATCATGACAGTTCAGCAAATGGAGCGACATTATGGAATTGTGAACTCAGTTATTTATCATTGGATTTATAAGTATTCGACCTATAATGAAAAAAATATCAGGATAATTGAGATGAAAGACAGTCAAACCAATAGGCTCAAAGAACTCGAAGAAAAGGTCAAAGATCTCGAGCGTACCGTTGGCCAAAAACAGATCATGATTGATTATTTGGAAAAAATGATTGATTTGGCCAAAGAAACTTACTCAATCGATATTAAAAAAAACTCCAAAACCCCACACTCTGGTGGTTCCAATCCAACAAAAGTATGA